Proteins co-encoded in one Stomoxys calcitrans chromosome 5, idStoCalc2.1, whole genome shotgun sequence genomic window:
- the LOC106095184 gene encoding lysozyme 1B-like, which translates to MFINGNRHKLTFKRPHNHIATNNYNRTARGTVINHICILVTLLLLIFVFAIREAHSRRLQRCELAGQLYILDIAKEELPLWLCIAEFESRFNTDAIGSRNMDGSLDYGIFQISDKFWCKPQNESAFHFYNECNVDCIELMQDDITKAVKCAQYIKKKQGWSAWTVYNEFCNGSTNVIDDIEIEQCFS; encoded by the coding sequence ATGTTTATTAATGGAAATAGGCATAAGTTAACGTTTAAACGCCCACACAATCATATTGCCACCAACAACTACAATAGAACAGCACGTGGTACTGTTATCAACCATATTTGCATACTCGTGACACTGCTTTTGCTGATCTTTGTCTTTGCTATTCGCGAGGCACACTCACGTCGACTGCAGCGCTGCGAATTAGCAGGTCAACTGTACATACTGGACATAGCCAAAGAGGAGTTACCTTTGTGGCTGTGTATAGCGGAATTCGAGAGTCGCTTCAACACCGATGCCATTGGCTCGCGCAACATGGATGGCTCATTGGACTATGGCATCTTTCAAATAAGTGACAAATTCTGGTGTAAACCCCAAAATGAGTCTGCCTTTCATTTCTACAATGAGTGCAATGTGGATTGTATCGAACTCATGCAAGATGATATCACCAAGGCTGTCAAGTGTGCCcagtatattaaaaaaaaacagggaTGGTCTGCATGGACGGTTTACAACGAATTCTGCAATGGCAGCACCAACGTAATCGATGACATTGAAATTGAACAATGCTTTAGCTAA
- the LOC106095195 gene encoding lysozyme P has protein sequence MRLRFSSILWCYFLCQTLHISNGRILKCCELAREMLRLGTSKSELATWCCIAQFESKFNTSAIGRLNGNWSNDFGLFQVSDRYWCQSKASRSSANLCQINCQQLLTDDIKESVKCAHHVKKLQGWKAWAVYNGRCKNSKLLPSIEECL, from the coding sequence aTGCGTTTGAGATTTTCGTCAATTTTATGGTGTTATTTTTTATGTCAAACACTGCACATCTCTAATGGTCGCATTTTGAAATGCTGCGAATTGGCTCGTGAAATGCTGCGTTTGGGAACTTCAAAATCAGAACTAGCCACCTGGTGTTGCATAGCACAATTTGAAAGTAAATTTAATACTTCGGCCATTGGACGTTTGAACGGCAATTGGTCCAATGATTTTGGTCTATTTCAAGTGAGTGACCGCTATTGGTGTCAATCGAAAGCTTCAAGAAGTTCAGCAAATCTTTGTCAAATCAATTGCCAGCAATTGCTAACAGATGATATCAAAGAATCGGTTAAGTGTGCCCATCATGTTAAGAAACTTCAGGGCTGGAAAGCTTGGGCGGTCTACAATGGACGATGTAAAAATTCCAAGTTGTTACCCTCCATAGAAGAATGTCTTTAA